A single window of Cololabis saira isolate AMF1-May2022 chromosome 24, fColSai1.1, whole genome shotgun sequence DNA harbors:
- the arl11 gene encoding ADP-ribosylation factor-like protein 11, protein MGQARSSSAPAQVMLMGLDSSGKSTLLARLLTGQVVDTSPTVGFNVGTLQLDKKVELTVWDIGGQSSMRTNWRHFLDDCTALVFMVDSSDAARMPEAQKALKKLLSEEKLRGVPLMVLANKKDRPNSMTIREVATQLDLSSYSERLWEIQACSAVQGLGLQQAFRSVSKMIHRS, encoded by the exons ATGGGTCAGGCCCGGTCCTCCTCCGCCCCTGCTCAG GTGATGCTGATGGGTCTGGACTCTTCAGGGAAGTCCACGCTGCTGGCCCGGCTGCTGACCGGACAG GTGGTGGACACGTCTCCGACCGTGGGCTTCAACGTGGGGACGTTGCAGCTGGACAAGAAGGTGGAGCTGACGGTGTGGGACATCGGGGGACAGAGCAGCATGAGGACCAACTGGAG ACACTTCCTGGACGACTGCACGGCCCTGGTCTTCATGGTGGACAGCAGCGATGCGGCCCGGATGCCGGAGGCCCAGAAAGCCCTGAAGAAGCTGCTGAGTGAGGAGAAGCTGCGAGGAGTTCCTCTGATGGTTCTGGCCAACAAGAAGGACCGGCCCAACTCCATGACCATCCGAGAG GTGGCCACCCAGCTGGACCTGTCCAGCTACTCTGAGAGACTGTGGGAGATCCAGGCCTGCAGCGCCGTGCAGGGTCTGGGTCTGCAGCAGGCCTTCAGGTCCGTCAGCAAGATGATCCACCGGAGCTGA